The Flaviramulus sp. BrNp1-15 genome includes the window AACAAAAACAACAACAAATACAATCTGAAGGCCAAAAAGCATCTGATGTTTTTAAAGCGTTTTCAAAATCACTTGATGCATTAGATAACCGAAATAATCTTATTGGGGCTATTTTTGGAAACGGTTATTTTTTAACAGATTTAAAAAATAGTTATAGAATCGAGCAATGGATTAAACAATATGCTAATAAAGTAGCCGATTGGTTTGAAGTCGTTTCTTTTTTTGATGCTTACAACACTTTAGGAAACTATGTGTATAATCATCCAGATTACGTATTTTCTAAAATTATAGAAAACAAAGCAGTAATTAAAGCAAATAAATTAGGGCATCCGTTATTAAAAAGAGAAAAACGAGTTGATAGTGATTTAATCATTAACAATGAACAATTTTTTATTGTAACTGGAGCTAATATGGCTGGTAAAAGTACATTTTTACGAACAGTTTCTTTACACATTGTTATGGCAAATATGGGTTTACCTGTATGCGCTGAATCAAGCGAATATTCTCCTGTAAAACTTATTACGAGCATGCGAACCTCAGATTCTTTAACTGATGAAAGTTCATATTTCTTTTCTGAATTAACGCGCTTAAAGTACATAGTTGATGCCATTCAAAAAGAACCTTATTTTATTGTTTTAGACGAAATTTTAAAAGGCACAAACAGCACCGACAAAGCTATTGGTTCTAGAAAATTTGTCGAGAAATTAGTGGCTTCAAATGCAACAGGAATTATAGCAACTCACGATTTAAGTTTATGCGAAATTGAAAAAGAACTTAATGAGGTTGAAAACTATTATTTTGATGCCGAAATTATAAATGATGAACTTCACTTTGATTATAAATTAAAACAAGGCGTTTGCCAAAATATGAACGCGTCGTTCTTATTGAAGAAAATGGAAATTGTATAACGCTAAAGAGTAGTTCGTAACTACAAATAGGGTTTTTGTACACATTCTTTTGAGTTTGAAACCTTTTCTCGCTATTTTCATAAACTAAATGAAAATAGTAAACAAAAATATCTCCCAAATATTAGTGCACATTCTGTTTTGGATGCTCTTTGTATTTGTTTCACTTTTTCTTTTTTCAGATTTCTATTGGAAAGAGAATCCGTTTTTACAATACGTTGTCTTGTTAGTGGCTATCGTTTACATCAATAATTTTTTTCTATTACCTTTTTTTGTAAAAAATAAACTGTACGCGGTTTATGTGTTTGTGTTTGCAGGTATTTCATTTTTAGCTACACAATTATATTGCTACGCTTTTGCTAAATGCGGATGCTCTGTTTTTAAGTGTTTAAGCGATTATTTATGGCAAAGCTTAGTGCCGCTTATTTTCTTTTCATTTATATGGGTTTTATACCGATTTATTGATGAGCAAGAAGAAGTAGAAAAGGTGAAAAAAGAACATGCCGAAATGGAATTAAAGTTTTTAAAATCTCAAATAAATCCGCATGTTTTATTTAATAATTTGAATACGATTTATTCCTATTCCATTGAAAAACCTAACGAAACGCCAGAGCTTATTTTAATGCTTTCAGATAATTTAAAACATGTATTGTATGAAAGTAACGAGAAAACAATTTCGCTTGAAAAAGAAATTCAGTTTATAGATAATTATATTAAGTTTCAAACTATTAGAACAGAAGGTGTAAAGCAAATTTATTACAATAAAAATATAGATTCTTTTAACCATCAGATAGCACCATTACTTTTAATAACTATTATTGAAAATGCTTTTAAACATAGCACTTTAAATAGCGATATTATGGTAAATATTAATGTTGAAAAATGGGTTTTAAGGTTTACTTGCGAAAATGATTTTGATAAACAAAAAGTAACTTCAACCGATTTAAAAATAGGCTTACAGAATCTTGAAAAACGGCTAGAGTTGATTTATAAAGACACTTATAAGTTTAAACTTGAAAAAGATGATACCTTTAAAGTGATTTTAATACTAAATTTATAATGAATTGCATTATTATTGAAGACGAAATACCAGCACAAAAAATTCTGAAAAGTTTTATTTCAAAAACGCCAAGTATTCTAATATTAGGAATTTTTAAAGCAGCTATTGAAGCCAATTCCTTTTTAAAAAACAATACAGTTGATGTGGTTTTTTTAGATATTAATTTACCAGATATTTCGGGAATAGATTTTATAAAAACCATTAAAAACCCACCAGCAATTATAATAACAACAGCTTATCCTGAGTATGCTGTTAATAGTTTTGAACTTGATACTATTGTTGATTATCTAGTAAAACCATTTTCATTTGATAGATTTTTTAAAGCGATAAATAAAGCAAAAGACAGATTTGAAACATCAAAAAACCCAATAGAAGAAACTGAAAATATTTTGTTTTTAAATGTTGATAAAACGCATCATAAAATAACATTAAACTCCA containing:
- a CDS encoding DNA mismatch repair protein MutS, which gives rise to MKNPLEYYKKYLEIYTEEVQKLTKKMTLFSVYRLVVFLLTAFGVYITFSKWQFAVAIAVIGMIIFGVLLSKYTDLKTKKALNKSLVSINEDEIKIASGNFHDREDGLQFQDPNHFYSLDIDLFGRGSFFQFINRTTIKEGTQKLADALKANDIKEIELRQEAIKELSSKPKWRQHYTATSSLVHVETPAIKIINWLQSHQSFLPKIMQWLPIGFSILSILIFVLTVLNLIPNLAFIGYWLLIGLGITGRYLKKINILSFNTDKVRDTFRQYALLLDLIENEQFSSELLKQKQQQIQSEGQKASDVFKAFSKSLDALDNRNNLIGAIFGNGYFLTDLKNSYRIEQWIKQYANKVADWFEVVSFFDAYNTLGNYVYNHPDYVFSKIIENKAVIKANKLGHPLLKREKRVDSDLIINNEQFFIVTGANMAGKSTFLRTVSLHIVMANMGLPVCAESSEYSPVKLITSMRTSDSLTDESSYFFSELTRLKYIVDAIQKEPYFIVLDEILKGTNSTDKAIGSRKFVEKLVASNATGIIATHDLSLCEIEKELNEVENYYFDAEIINDELHFDYKLKQGVCQNMNASFLLKKMEIV
- a CDS encoding sensor histidine kinase yields the protein MKIVNKNISQILVHILFWMLFVFVSLFLFSDFYWKENPFLQYVVLLVAIVYINNFFLLPFFVKNKLYAVYVFVFAGISFLATQLYCYAFAKCGCSVFKCLSDYLWQSLVPLIFFSFIWVLYRFIDEQEEVEKVKKEHAEMELKFLKSQINPHVLFNNLNTIYSYSIEKPNETPELILMLSDNLKHVLYESNEKTISLEKEIQFIDNYIKFQTIRTEGVKQIYYNKNIDSFNHQIAPLLLITIIENAFKHSTLNSDIMVNINVEKWVLRFTCENDFDKQKVTSTDLKIGLQNLEKRLELIYKDTYKFKLEKDDTFKVILILNL
- a CDS encoding LytTR family DNA-binding domain-containing protein, yielding MNCIIIEDEIPAQKILKSFISKTPSILILGIFKAAIEANSFLKNNTVDVVFLDINLPDISGIDFIKTIKNPPAIIITTAYPEYAVNSFELDTIVDYLVKPFSFDRFFKAINKAKDRFETSKNPIEETENILFLNVDKTHHKITLNSILYIESDRNYITVVTKNQKLSYIESLKNWVEKLPKNQFIQVHKSYIINRKFVDKISGNEIYVSANRIPIGRTYKQELLKQLKIIQ